Proteins from a single region of Catenulispora acidiphila DSM 44928:
- a CDS encoding GNAT family N-acetyltransferase has protein sequence MISFRPVDVDSDAEMEMLHRWVTHPKAAFWLMQDFDVEQVREEYRRISEHPHHEAFLGLVDGNPAFLAERYDPGHVELVGLYEPEDGDVGMHFLCAPTDTPVHGFTRTVITAVLAWIFADPDALRVVVEPDVRNTAVHALNAAVGFRVVGPIAKPEKQALLSVCTWHDFQSATSALPRLGASL, from the coding sequence ATGATCAGTTTCCGTCCCGTCGATGTGGATTCCGACGCCGAGATGGAGATGCTGCATCGCTGGGTCACGCATCCGAAAGCGGCGTTCTGGCTGATGCAGGACTTCGATGTCGAGCAGGTCCGCGAGGAATACCGACGGATATCCGAGCATCCGCATCACGAAGCGTTCCTCGGTCTGGTTGACGGAAATCCGGCGTTCCTCGCCGAACGCTACGACCCCGGCCACGTCGAGCTGGTCGGGCTGTACGAGCCCGAGGACGGCGACGTCGGCATGCACTTCCTGTGCGCGCCCACCGACACGCCGGTCCACGGTTTCACTCGTACGGTCATCACCGCTGTGCTGGCGTGGATCTTCGCCGACCCGGACGCGCTGCGCGTGGTCGTCGAGCCGGACGTGCGCAACACCGCGGTCCACGCGCTCAACGCGGCGGTCGGCTTCCGTGTCGTCGGCCCGATCGCCAAGCCCGAGAAGCAGGCGCTGTTGAGCGTCTGCACCTGGCACGACTTCCAATCCGCCACCTCTGCCCTCCCGCGCCTAGGAGCGAGCCTGTGA